From the genome of Streptacidiphilus sp. PB12-B1b:
CGGCGACTCGGAGGAGTTCGCGGTCGAGCAGCGCCGGGTGGGCACGCCGCCGGAGTTCTCCTTCACCCCCAAGGACCACGTGGACCTGGGCGAGTCCATGGGCATCCTGGACTTCGGCCGGGCCACCAAGCTCTCCGGCCCCCGCTTCAGCGTGCTGCGCGGGGTCGGTGCGGCCCTGGAGCGCGCGCTGGCCGGGCTGTTCCTGGACCTGCACACCCGGCAGCACGGCTACACCGAGCACTCGGTGCCGTTCCTGGTCACCCGCTCCACCATGACCGGCACCGGCCAGCTGCCGAAGTTCGAGGAGGACCTGTTCGCCACCGGCGTCGCCGAGCGCGAGCTGTTCCTGATCCCCACCGCCGAGGTGCCGCTGACCAACCTGTACGCGGACGAGATCATCGCCCCGGCCGAGCTGCCGATCGCGCTGACCGCGCACACCCCCTGCTTCCGCTCGGAGGCGGGCTCGTACGGCCGGGACACCCGCGGGCTGATCCGCCAGCACCAGTTCTCCAAGGTCGAGATGGTGCGGATCTGCGCGCCGCAGGACGCCCGGGCCGAGATGGAGCGGATGACCGGCCACGCCGAGGCGTGCCTGCGCGAGCTGGACCTGGCGTACCGGGTGGTCACCCTGGCGGCGGGGGACACCGGCTTCTCCTCGCAGCTCACCTATGACATCGAGGTGTGGCTGCCGAGCCAGTCCACCTACCGCGAGATCTCCTCGGTGTCCGACTTCGGCACCTTCCAGGGGCGGCGCGCGGGCATCCGCACCCGGGACGAGAACGGCAAGCCGGTCCCGGCCGCCACCGTCAACGGCTCCGGGCTGCCGATCGGCCGCACCCTGGCCGCCGTGCTGGAGCAGCACCAGCAGCCGGACGGCTCGGTGCTGCTGCCCGAGTCGCTCGTCCGCTACCTGGGCTTCCGCCGGATCAACCCGGACGGCACCCCGGCGCCGGAGCGGCCCGAGCAGCCCGAGCAGCCGAAGTAGCCGGAGCAGCCCGAGCCGTTGGGCGCCGACGGGTGCGCTCCGGTAGTCAGGACCGGTGCGCACCCGTCGACGGGTCGGTGCAGCGGCCGCCGCCGTCAGGCGGACAGCCGGGCCTGTCGGCGGGCGGCCTCGCGGTGGGCGTGGATGATCTCCGCATAGCGCCGCCCGCTGGCCTTCACCGTCCGCCGCTGGGTCGGGTAGTCGACGTGGACCAGGCCGAAGCGCTTGTCGTAGCCGTACGCCCACTCGAAGTTGTCCAGCAGTGACCAGGCGTAGTAGCCGGTCAGCGGCGCGCCCGCGGCGGTGGCCCGGGCGCAGGCGGCCAGGTGCTGCTCCAGGTAGGCGGTGCGCCCGGGGTCGGTGACCGAGCCGTCGGCGGCGACGGTGTCGTGGTAGGCCGCGCCGTTCTCGGTCACCATCAGCTCGCGCACGCCGTACTCGCGGGTGAGCCGCAGCAGCAGCTCCTCCAGCCCGGCGGCGTGGACCTCCCAGCCCATGGCGGTGTGCTCCGGGTTGGGCCCGGGCAGCTGGCGGAAGTACGGGGCCGGGCCGGTCGGGTCGGCGGCGATGATCTGCCGGAAGTAGTAGTTGACGCCCATCCAGTCCAGCGGCTGCGCGATGGTCGCCAGATCGCCGCCGCGGTCCGGCAGTTCGACCCGGTAGACGTCCAGCATGTCCTGCGGGTAGCCGCGGCCCAGGACCGGGTCGAGCCACCAGCGGTTGATGTGGCCGTCGGCGCGGACGGTCGCGGCCAGGTCGGCCGGGTCGGTGGAGCCGGGCTCGCAGGTGCTGAGGTTGTTGACGATGCCGAGGCGCACCGGCCCGGGCGAGGCGGCGCGCACGGCCTGGGCGGCGAGCCCGTGGCCGAGGTGGAGGTGGAAGGAGGCGCGGACGGCGGTCGTCAGATCGCGTACGCCGGGCGCCATCCTGCCCTCCAGGTGGCCGATCCAGGCGCTGCACAGCGGCTCGTTGAGGGTGCACCAGTCGGTGACCCGGTCGCCGAGCGCGGCGGCGGCCGCGCCCGCGTACTCGGCGAACGCCTCGGCGGTGGCGCGCTCGGACCAGCCGCCCCGGTCCTGCAGCACCTGCGGCAGGTCCCAGTGGTAGAGGGTGGCGTTGGGGCGGATGCCCGCCTCCAGCAGCGCGTCCACCAGCCGGTCGTAGAAGGCGAGCCCGGCCGGGTTGACCGGGCCGGTGCCGCCGGGGACGATCCTCGGCCAGGCCAGTGAGAAGCGGTAGGAGTCCACGCCGAGGCCGCGCATCAGGGCGACGTCCTCGGGCCAGCGGCGGTAGTGGTCGCAGGCCGCGTCGCCGTCGTCGCCGTTGTCGATCGCGCCGGGAACCCGGCAGAAGGTGTCCCAGATGCTGGGCGATCTGCCGTCCTCGGCGGTGGCTCCCTCGATCTGGTAGGCGGAGGTGGCCACACCCCAGAGGAAGCCGGGGCCGAAGGCGTCGGTGTCGGGCGCGGGCATGGGTCTCCTCGGATCGGCCGGTGCGGTTCGGGGGGCGCTGCGCGGGAACGGCGGCGGCCTGCACTGCCCGATTGACCCCCGGTTTTGTCACGACTTATTTCGAGGTGTGATTTAACGTCTGGAATACTGGGTTCGTCAAGGGGGCCGACGGCGGCGCCGCTCCCGGCGGGCCCCGGCTCGGGTGCGCTCGGCGTGTCCGCGACGATAGGGTTCAGCGCGGTTCCGAGCCGCTCATGACAGGAAGGCGGCCCATGGCAGACCAGGCCGGAAGGAACGTCCGGGACCTACGGCGGTCGAACCGGTCCCTGTTGCTGCGCCACCTCTACTTCCACGACCAGGTCAGTCGGCAGGACCTGAGCCGGGCCACCGGGCTGAGCACCGCCTCGGTCAGCAATGTGGTGGCCGAGATGATCGAGGCCGGGATCGTGGTCGAGGCCGGGGCGGTCGAGTCCGAGGGCGGTCGGCCGCGCATCCTGCTGGAGGTCGACGCCTCCCGCTTCCAGGTGATCGGCGTGGACGTCGGCGAGACCCACGTCCGGGTGGAGCGCTTCGACCTGGCCCTGAACGAACTGGCCCGGGCCGACATCCCGATGAGCGCGGGCCACTACGAGCCGGAGGTGGTCGTCACCGCCATCGCCACCGGCATCGAGGCCGTCGGCTACGTCCAGCAGGCGGACGGCGGTGCGGGCGCCGGCCCGGGGGTGCTCGGCGTCGGCATCGGCGTGCCCGGCATCGTCCAGGGGCTGCCCGAGTCCCTCGTCCACTGCCAGACCATCGGCTGGGACGGCGTGCCGCTGGAGGCCATGCTGCGCAAGGCCACCGACCTGCCGCTGTTCATCGACAACGGCGCCACCACCATGGGCCAGGCCGAGATGTGGTTCGGCGCCGGGCGCGAGGCCGCCGACACCGTGTTCCTGCTGATCGGCTCGGGCGTCGGCGCGTCCGTGCTGGCCGGGGGCGCGCCCTACCGGGGCTCCAGCACCAGCGCCGGGGAGTGGGGCCATGTCACCGCCGTGATCGGCGGACGCCGCTGCCGCTGCGGCGCCCGGGGCTGCCTGGAGGCGTACATCGGCGCCGAGTCGGTCATCGCCCGCTACCGCGAGGCCGTGGGCGAGGCCCCCGAGGACGTCGCCGACGAGGAGTCCGAGCTGCGCCGCATCCTGCGCGCCGCCGACCAGGAGCAGTCGACGCCCGAGGCCCGCGCCGCCCGCGCGGTGCTGGACGACACCGCGCTCCACATCGGCGTCGGCATCGGCAACCTGGTCAACCTCTTCAATCCGGAGCGGGTGATCATCGGCGGCTGGGCCGGGCTGCTGCTGGCCGGTCGGCTGCTGCCGCGGATCACGGACGTCGCCCGCGAGCACGCCCTGCACTACCCGTTCTCGCGCACCGCCGTCGAGCTGGGCCGGCTCGGCCCGGACGCGGTCGCGCGCGGCGCGGCCACCCTGCCGGTCGCCCGCTTCCTCAACTCCGGCGGTGCCCCGGCCCGCCCGGCCGCACTGACGGTACGCCAGCGCCCCTGAGCGGGTCGGCGGCCGCCGGGCCGGGCGGCCGGGTGAGTTGTTTCACACGGGGGGCCACCTGTTCGCGGAGCAGGTGATCGCGCATGCTGTGGGGATGTCGGCGCCCGGCCGGACCGGTGCGCCCTGATCGCGGAGGTTGTCGCGTGACCCGCAAGCGGATCCAGGACGAGGGCATCACGGTCGTGCGGCTGGGCGAGGGCCCCGGGCTGCGCGAGGACGAGATCGACGGCTGGTTCCGGATCGAGGCCGCCTGCGCCGTCGCCGACGACCCCGGTGACCCGGACGCTCCCGCCCGGCCGGAGCCGGGCGGCGGCCGCAACCGGGTGGCGGCGGTGCTGCGCGCCGTGACCGGCGGCGAGCAACTGCTGCGCTGGCTCGCCCGGGACGCCGAGGGCGAGCCGGTCGGCACGGCCGTGCTGCGGCTGGTCGACGCCGAGGGGCTGCGGGATTCGGCCCGGTTCCAGCTGTCCGTGCACCCGGACCGGCGCCGCGAGGGCGTCGGCGGGCTGCTGCTGGAGGCGGTCCGGGAGCAGGCGCGGGCGTCCGGCCGGAGCAGCCTGGTGGCGACCGTCGTGGCCGGGACGCCGGCGGAGGGGCTGCTGGTGTCCCGGGGCTTCGCCGCCGGGCAGGGCTACCGTCGGCTGCGGCTGGACGTGGCCGGCTGCGACCAGGACGAGCTGCGGGCCGTGGTCCGGGCCGCCAGCGAGGGCTATCACCTGGCCCGCTGGCAGGGCGTGGTCCCCGCCGACCTGTCGGCGGCGTACGCCCGGGCCCGCAACGCCATGGGCGACACCGCGGACGAGTTGGACGAGGTGCGCGCCCCGTGGGACGAGGAGCGGGTGCGCAGGCTGGCCGAACGGCACGCGGCGCGCGGCGACGCGCTGCTGACGGTGGCCGCGCTCTGCGAGGACGAGCAGGGGCACGAGGCGGTGGCCGGGTTCAGCGAGATCGTGCTCCGGGACGGGGCCGGTCCGGTGGCCCGGCAGTCCGACACCGCGGTGGACCGGGCGCACCGGGGCCGGG
Proteins encoded in this window:
- the serS gene encoding serine--tRNA ligase, whose amino-acid sequence is MHDARALIDLGDEAVRRLARRGYALDLAALESLQSRRNQSIRIADELRSEAKRVAAEVQQAARAGADVSGLKETARKLKEQIRETEAEHEQVQQELTQLLLTIPNLPSDDAPDGDSEEFAVEQRRVGTPPEFSFTPKDHVDLGESMGILDFGRATKLSGPRFSVLRGVGAALERALAGLFLDLHTRQHGYTEHSVPFLVTRSTMTGTGQLPKFEEDLFATGVAERELFLIPTAEVPLTNLYADEIIAPAELPIALTAHTPCFRSEAGSYGRDTRGLIRQHQFSKVEMVRICAPQDARAEMERMTGHAEACLRELDLAYRVVTLAAGDTGFSSQLTYDIEVWLPSQSTYREISSVSDFGTFQGRRAGIRTRDENGKPVPAATVNGSGLPIGRTLAAVLEQHQQPDGSVLLPESLVRYLGFRRINPDGTPAPERPEQPEQPK
- a CDS encoding ROK family transcriptional regulator, producing the protein MADQAGRNVRDLRRSNRSLLLRHLYFHDQVSRQDLSRATGLSTASVSNVVAEMIEAGIVVEAGAVESEGGRPRILLEVDASRFQVIGVDVGETHVRVERFDLALNELARADIPMSAGHYEPEVVVTAIATGIEAVGYVQQADGGAGAGPGVLGVGIGVPGIVQGLPESLVHCQTIGWDGVPLEAMLRKATDLPLFIDNGATTMGQAEMWFGAGREAADTVFLLIGSGVGASVLAGGAPYRGSSTSAGEWGHVTAVIGGRRCRCGARGCLEAYIGAESVIARYREAVGEAPEDVADEESELRRILRAADQEQSTPEARAARAVLDDTALHIGVGIGNLVNLFNPERVIIGGWAGLLLAGRLLPRITDVAREHALHYPFSRTAVELGRLGPDAVARGAATLPVARFLNSGGAPARPAALTVRQRP
- a CDS encoding GH1 family beta-glucosidase, producing the protein MPAPDTDAFGPGFLWGVATSAYQIEGATAEDGRSPSIWDTFCRVPGAIDNGDDGDAACDHYRRWPEDVALMRGLGVDSYRFSLAWPRIVPGGTGPVNPAGLAFYDRLVDALLEAGIRPNATLYHWDLPQVLQDRGGWSERATAEAFAEYAGAAAAALGDRVTDWCTLNEPLCSAWIGHLEGRMAPGVRDLTTAVRASFHLHLGHGLAAQAVRAASPGPVRLGIVNNLSTCEPGSTDPADLAATVRADGHINRWWLDPVLGRGYPQDMLDVYRVELPDRGGDLATIAQPLDWMGVNYYFRQIIAADPTGPAPYFRQLPGPNPEHTAMGWEVHAAGLEELLLRLTREYGVRELMVTENGAAYHDTVAADGSVTDPGRTAYLEQHLAACARATAAGAPLTGYYAWSLLDNFEWAYGYDKRFGLVHVDYPTQRRTVKASGRRYAEIIHAHREAARRQARLSA
- a CDS encoding GNAT family N-acetyltransferase; translation: MTRKRIQDEGITVVRLGEGPGLREDEIDGWFRIEAACAVADDPGDPDAPARPEPGGGRNRVAAVLRAVTGGEQLLRWLARDAEGEPVGTAVLRLVDAEGLRDSARFQLSVHPDRRREGVGGLLLEAVREQARASGRSSLVATVVAGTPAEGLLVSRGFAAGQGYRRLRLDVAGCDQDELRAVVRAASEGYHLARWQGVVPADLSAAYARARNAMGDTADELDEVRAPWDEERVRRLAERHAARGDALLTVAALCEDEQGHEAVAGFSEIVLRDGAGPVARQSDTAVDRAHRGRGLGLWVKASMLQWLLGAHPEVAVVETLCAETNEHMIAINERLGFRTVGQERAFRLALD